In one window of Macrotis lagotis isolate mMagLag1 chromosome 5, bilby.v1.9.chrom.fasta, whole genome shotgun sequence DNA:
- the MCCD1 gene encoding mitochondrial coiled-coil domain protein 1 has protein sequence MGLPLPWLSRCCCRLLPAWIMAPHTSRGAYSQNARPPREELATQETRKTLSPNRGLGHRRAKLAQAEELLEQQLELYQALLEGQEGVWEAQALVLKIQKLKEQMRRHRESLRGDA, from the exons ATGGGTCTCCCTCTACCCTGGCTCTCTCGTTGCTGTTGTCGTCTATTGCCCGCCTGGATCATGGCCCCCCACACCTCTCGTGGGGCCTATTCACAGAATGCTAGGCCACCTAGAGAGGAACTAGCTACGCAAGAGACCAGGAAGACTCTATCCCCAAACAGG GGTCTAGGCCACAGAAGAGCCAAGTTGGCCCAGGCAGAAGAATTGCTGGAGCAGCAGTTAGAGCTGTACCAAGCCCTACTGGAGGGGCAAGAAGGGGTATGGGAAGCTCAAGCTCTTGTGCTCAAGATCCAGAAGCTGAAGGAGCAAATGAGGCGGCACCGAGAAAGTCTGAGAGGTGATGCCTGA